From the genome of Thiomicrorhabdus aquaedulcis, one region includes:
- a CDS encoding DUF1737 domain-containing protein: MTEKVEFTLLEKISSRGLAEEVNQYLKKGWRLHGGINVATSHKQTAQAGGTEKYVSLYSQAMVKDVETVKEVLELYPRKTHQQS, translated from the coding sequence ATGACGGAAAAAGTGGAGTTCACCCTTCTTGAGAAAATCTCGTCAAGAGGCCTCGCTGAAGAAGTTAATCAATACTTAAAAAAGGGATGGCGCTTGCACGGGGGGATTAATGTTGCCACCTCCCACAAGCAAACGGCTCAAGCTGGCGGAACAGAGAAGTACGTTAGCTTGTATTCGCAAGCGATGGTCAAGGATGTTGAAACAGTCAAAGAAGTATTGGAATTGTATCCTCGAAAAACACACCAGCAATCTTAG
- the lepB gene encoding signal peptidase I — MGNFINAIQYSLLTIFIIFGSVFGYLKLTNQTIGFNVTDSLPQTVFLIHKTNEFSKGDFVQFSYKADAENLLPEGARLVKKVVGVPGDTVRFEAGKFFINDVEFGLVKELALTGKPLKQNVSKTLSSDEYFVFTPHVDSFDSRYIHMGYISKSQVFGKAVGGW, encoded by the coding sequence ATGGGCAATTTCATAAATGCAATTCAATACAGCTTGCTGACCATCTTCATTATTTTTGGCAGTGTCTTTGGTTATCTCAAGCTAACCAATCAAACCATTGGTTTCAATGTGACCGATTCCCTTCCCCAAACAGTTTTTTTAATTCACAAAACGAATGAGTTTTCTAAGGGCGATTTCGTTCAGTTTTCTTACAAAGCCGACGCAGAAAATCTTTTGCCCGAGGGTGCAAGATTGGTGAAAAAAGTGGTTGGTGTTCCGGGTGACACTGTTCGTTTTGAAGCGGGAAAGTTTTTTATAAATGACGTTGAGTTTGGCTTGGTTAAGGAACTTGCTTTGACAGGAAAACCATTAAAGCAAAATGTGTCCAAGACACTTTCGAGTGACGAGTATTTTGTTTTTACGCCGCACGTTGACAGCTTTGACAGTCGCTACATTCACATGGGTTACATTTCAAAGTCTCAAGTTTTTGGTAAAGCCGTAGGAGGCTGGTGA
- a CDS encoding RDD family protein produces the protein MPNNKPPGFLIRFTAQAIDSLFSTGLTLLLLLPPILFFDVTLKQIAVSLVGLRDHDLYDVRITYASIFYLLVVAVAWMKFQTTPGKGLMGLKIVDFKTGGFPRRGQFALRSLGYLLSAIPLFLGYVWIIFDKNKRGLHDYISGTQVVFKEKNLTKDAKKDD, from the coding sequence ATGCCAAACAACAAACCACCCGGGTTTTTAATCCGGTTCACTGCTCAGGCAATCGACAGCTTATTCTCAACAGGATTGACGCTGTTACTCCTGCTTCCACCCATACTGTTTTTCGACGTCACGCTAAAGCAAATCGCGGTAAGCCTAGTGGGGCTGCGAGACCACGACTTGTACGACGTAAGGATAACTTACGCAAGCATCTTTTACCTTCTGGTTGTGGCGGTGGCCTGGATGAAGTTTCAGACCACACCCGGCAAAGGATTGATGGGACTAAAGATAGTTGACTTCAAGACAGGTGGATTCCCAAGAAGAGGCCAGTTCGCACTTAGAAGCCTTGGATACCTGTTATCAGCCATACCGTTGTTTTTAGGGTATGTCTGGATAATTTTTGACAAAAACAAAAGAGGGCTGCACGACTACATAAGTGGAACGCAAGTCGTGTTTAAAGAAAAGAATTTAACAAAGGACGCAAAGAAAGATGATTGA
- a CDS encoding HDOD domain-containing protein, translating to MPESLIRLKKLTAKKMIHSFEVIEILESNSLIAGEFLHAVNSGSFYDKPKEELSSIKASVDFLGTNNKVIISIVTAIEFKNSISFEKESQADANEIIDNCKDIAYLCAELSEQVYGIDKDEAYLFGLFADSGYLLLLSKNPFYSKIYRQSLTDPVKTLHAEIRYGADHACTSYIMARAWDLPMWLKAGLLYHENGKGEVTINLSRRVEDLVSLYKVANFMVSEISYGSYITERFKSIYKAGIEELGLDNDSLSMARNAFIVDSISKQC from the coding sequence ATGCCAGAGTCGTTAATTCGTCTAAAGAAGTTGACGGCCAAAAAGATGATTCACTCATTTGAGGTGATTGAAATTCTTGAGTCTAACAGTCTGATTGCTGGCGAATTTTTGCACGCGGTAAACTCAGGTTCGTTTTACGACAAGCCCAAAGAAGAATTATCGTCTATTAAGGCTTCCGTTGATTTTTTGGGAACGAATAACAAAGTTATTATCTCGATTGTGACGGCTATCGAGTTCAAGAACTCCATTAGCTTTGAGAAAGAGTCGCAAGCGGATGCCAACGAGATAATTGATAACTGCAAAGACATCGCCTACCTGTGCGCGGAATTAAGCGAACAGGTTTATGGCATTGATAAAGATGAGGCGTACTTATTTGGCTTGTTTGCAGATTCAGGCTACCTTCTACTTCTTTCTAAGAATCCATTTTATTCAAAAATTTACAGACAGAGTCTAACAGACCCTGTTAAAACATTGCACGCTGAAATTAGATACGGCGCAGACCATGCTTGCACAAGCTACATTATGGCAAGGGCATGGGATTTACCAATGTGGCTTAAAGCGGGCTTGCTTTACCATGAAAACGGGAAAGGTGAGGTTACAATAAATCTCTCAAGAAGAGTTGAGGACTTAGTATCGCTCTACAAAGTCGCAAACTTCATGGTAAGCGAAATATCTTACGGCAGTTACATCACAGAAAGATTTAAGTCTATTTATAAAGCAGGGATTGAAGAGTTAGGACTGGACAATGATTCCCTCTCTATGGCTAGGAATGCATTTATTGTAGACAGCATAAGCAAGCAATGCTGA
- a CDS encoding TraU family protein, with product MRAHIFLKMVGAVFLTALSLQALADSKTCNGKFPNPITDYCWSSVFPIKIAGVSIDLIGGQEDKNSNTDALCTCGDGAGLILGVSTSFWEPTVMVDVVRKPFCLAGLGGIDLGNVIDAPAAGFSGVDSAAVTREAFYQLHWYQNPVLFWLEIVVDNSCLDNLPFELAYLTELDPLWNDEELTTLLAPDSFLYANPLAQLACAGDCVTATAGFPNPATYWCAGCQGAIFPMLGNVNHHTGAVDTSALLLQRFTHKAHRELMIWGASGKDGMCYKYPKYLMDRTDYKYSMLFPVPQPKINGLCSQSYGRTTALWGSGKSFPFYGEDMVYQVFRKRDCCVGRNVTNMVQ from the coding sequence ATGAGAGCGCATATTTTTTTAAAAATGGTTGGCGCTGTTTTCTTAACCGCCTTATCACTTCAAGCGTTGGCCGATTCAAAAACGTGCAATGGAAAATTTCCTAACCCGATTACAGACTATTGCTGGTCAAGTGTTTTTCCCATCAAGATTGCGGGCGTAAGCATTGATTTGATTGGCGGGCAAGAAGACAAAAACTCAAACACTGACGCGCTTTGTACGTGTGGCGACGGTGCTGGTTTAATACTGGGTGTGTCCACAAGTTTTTGGGAGCCCACTGTCATGGTGGACGTGGTTCGCAAACCATTTTGCCTTGCTGGATTAGGCGGGATTGATTTAGGCAATGTGATTGACGCACCGGCGGCTGGTTTCTCTGGGGTCGATAGTGCTGCCGTCACGCGTGAAGCATTTTATCAATTACATTGGTATCAAAACCCCGTCCTCTTTTGGTTGGAAATTGTCGTGGACAATTCATGTTTAGACAACTTACCGTTTGAGTTGGCGTATTTAACCGAGCTTGACCCTTTGTGGAACGACGAAGAATTGACGACGCTTTTAGCGCCCGACTCGTTTCTGTATGCGAACCCATTAGCGCAACTGGCGTGTGCCGGTGACTGCGTTACAGCAACGGCAGGATTTCCAAATCCAGCAACGTATTGGTGTGCCGGTTGTCAAGGAGCCATCTTCCCAATGCTGGGCAATGTTAATCATCATACGGGTGCCGTGGACACAAGCGCGTTGTTGTTGCAACGATTCACTCACAAGGCTCACAGAGAGTTAATGATTTGGGGAGCCAGTGGCAAAGACGGTATGTGTTACAAGTACCCGAAATATTTAATGGACAGAACGGACTACAAATATTCAATGTTGTTCCCAGTGCCACAACCCAAAATTAACGGCCTATGCTCACAGTCTTATGGACGCACTACCGCCTTATGGGGTTCGGGTAAGTCGTTTCCTTTTTACGGCGAAGACATGGTGTATCAAGTTTTCAGAAAGCGCGATTGTTGTGTTGGTCGCAACGTCACCAACATGGTTCAATAG
- the mobI gene encoding conjugative transfer protein MobI(A/C), whose protein sequence is MEQNKTVIQLEQTIEQASLDLLARAKIISDAFWQNREEMLEVRAGGAKPILGCRVSSADDSLRIVWFYYSFYKRNGVVKRTNVHITKSKKNNQYSLTKLYARALPSEMDAVKHCETAFGKLRGEAEALRKIKQNLYYYKKACGLIDAKDDERAITQAEVDDEPASNFGKAIEELEGKSDES, encoded by the coding sequence ATGGAACAGAACAAAACAGTCATTCAGTTAGAACAAACTATCGAACAAGCTTCATTGGATTTGTTAGCGAGAGCAAAAATTATCTCAGATGCCTTCTGGCAAAACAGGGAAGAGATGCTGGAGGTTAGGGCGGGAGGTGCTAAACCAATACTCGGATGTCGGGTGAGTAGTGCAGATGACTCTTTAAGAATTGTGTGGTTCTATTACAGCTTCTACAAGCGCAATGGAGTGGTCAAAAGAACCAATGTCCATATTACAAAATCAAAAAAGAATAACCAATATTCTTTGACAAAGCTTTATGCAAGAGCGTTGCCTAGTGAGATGGATGCTGTGAAGCATTGTGAAACCGCCTTTGGTAAATTAAGAGGAGAAGCCGAAGCGTTGCGAAAAATAAAACAAAATCTGTACTACTACAAAAAGGCGTGCGGGTTGATTGACGCTAAGGATGATGAGAGGGCAATTACTCAAGCGGAAGTTGATGACGAACCGGCTTCAAATTTTGGCAAGGCCATCGAAGAACTGGAAGGGAAGTCAGATGAAAGCTAG
- a CDS encoding DNA/RNA non-specific endonuclease has protein sequence MLRKLLFASGLLIASFAAQAQYACDQTIEKQGYSACYNYDLKATLYTVHTMRAEDLKKDGLSRDGLKFYEESSIPARYRAKLSDYRSSGFDRSHLVSNDDQNHSAKLQKETFSLVCQSPHWPNVNRVSLLAVEKLIRRLTISNKESIVYSGNIYDRVSPKRIGAGRIAVPTETYKVVHFPTENKTLAFLIPNVPELQSSKASSFRVDVSLIEKKTGFVFK, from the coding sequence ATGCTGCGTAAACTCTTATTCGCCAGCGGGCTATTAATCGCGTCATTTGCCGCACAAGCGCAATACGCTTGCGACCAGACGATAGAAAAACAAGGATACTCCGCCTGTTACAATTACGACCTAAAGGCCACGCTGTACACCGTTCACACGATGCGTGCAGAGGATTTAAAAAAAGATGGCCTGAGTCGAGACGGATTAAAGTTTTACGAAGAGTCCAGCATCCCAGCGAGATACAGAGCCAAGCTGTCCGACTACCGCTCCAGCGGGTTTGACCGTTCCCACTTAGTGAGCAACGACGACCAAAACCATTCCGCAAAGCTGCAAAAAGAAACCTTCTCACTGGTTTGTCAAAGCCCGCACTGGCCGAACGTCAATCGCGTATCGCTATTAGCCGTTGAGAAACTGATTAGACGACTCACAATCTCCAACAAAGAAAGCATTGTGTATTCTGGCAATATTTACGACAGGGTATCACCCAAGCGCATTGGAGCAGGCCGAATCGCCGTTCCCACTGAGACCTACAAAGTGGTGCATTTTCCCACTGAGAATAAAACCTTAGCCTTTTTGATACCGAACGTACCTGAGCTTCAGAGCAGCAAAGCCTCCTCATTCCGGGTAGACGTTTCTCTTATCGAGAAGAAAACAGGGTTCGTCTTTAAATAA
- a CDS encoding UvrD-helicase domain-containing protein has translation MAALNSFQKHSVETEGHLLITACPGSGKTTVLSFRAEHLLAKYPTGNLLAVTFTKDAAEELKSRILTKVPFATNRIGTGTFHGLAMEQISRSGMKIDLLAPYESKAIISNALDGLSDPPEFEVVENMFNALQSSLNPLDHPYAVSDPVIRYVWSEYQKVKDSTGKMDFSDLILLAIKGMRDGSVKPFNARWVLGDESQDMDEVQYAWIMAHATNGSEITLVGDDDQSVYSWRGAQGYEGMKGFQLALDASSNVLPVNYRCGKIILAAAIRLIEQNNPNRIEKPIQAGVSFDGLIHAPIAFQPCKEKGAHKSLNEFEGVVNEIILQTFKTSKSSEHYTDWAILARGNMALSELERILLDNNIAYSRKSGSFWDIPVIRSYLAVLNYLTENKWFGFAIFINNFLATDMVFDKRVKNLASLYKIVDCPDIKAKVRTLLYYEHTWRELLKRVMWRARMLCWMMWPTLLNTIFQEATQRRLKRTLRGFVTQIEFLPIQTLKI, from the coding sequence TTGGCTGCGTTAAATTCATTTCAAAAACACTCAGTGGAAACAGAGGGGCATTTGTTGATTACGGCTTGTCCCGGCTCTGGGAAAACAACGGTTCTTTCGTTCAGAGCGGAACACTTGTTGGCTAAATATCCCACTGGGAATTTACTTGCGGTGACATTCACTAAGGATGCCGCAGAGGAGCTTAAGTCTCGAATATTGACGAAGGTGCCGTTTGCGACAAATCGCATTGGGACAGGAACGTTTCATGGATTGGCTATGGAGCAGATTTCTCGCTCAGGCATGAAGATTGATTTGTTGGCTCCTTACGAGAGCAAGGCAATCATTAGTAACGCCTTGGATGGACTAAGTGACCCTCCAGAGTTTGAGGTCGTTGAGAATATGTTCAATGCCCTTCAGTCTTCGTTAAATCCATTAGACCACCCTTACGCTGTTAGCGACCCTGTTATTCGTTACGTTTGGTCGGAGTATCAAAAGGTGAAGGACAGTACCGGTAAGATGGATTTTTCTGACCTTATCTTGCTGGCCATTAAAGGCATGAGAGACGGTTCGGTTAAACCTTTTAATGCTCGATGGGTGCTTGGGGATGAGTCGCAGGACATGGATGAGGTGCAATACGCTTGGATTATGGCTCACGCTACGAATGGCTCTGAAATAACTCTTGTGGGCGACGATGACCAGTCGGTGTACTCATGGCGTGGGGCACAGGGTTATGAGGGCATGAAGGGCTTTCAATTGGCTCTTGATGCGAGCAGTAACGTCCTGCCGGTGAATTACCGCTGCGGGAAAATCATTCTGGCCGCTGCAATACGGTTGATTGAGCAGAATAATCCCAATAGGATTGAGAAGCCGATACAGGCCGGTGTGAGCTTCGATGGACTTATCCACGCTCCCATTGCCTTTCAGCCTTGCAAGGAGAAAGGGGCGCACAAAAGTCTCAACGAGTTTGAAGGCGTGGTTAATGAGATTATTCTTCAAACGTTCAAGACCAGCAAATCCAGTGAGCACTACACAGATTGGGCAATACTGGCCAGAGGAAATATGGCTCTTAGTGAGCTGGAGAGAATCCTACTGGACAACAATATCGCCTACTCTCGTAAGTCCGGCTCTTTTTGGGATATACCGGTTATTCGCAGTTACCTTGCGGTGTTGAATTATCTTACCGAGAATAAGTGGTTTGGCTTTGCGATATTCATCAATAACTTTTTGGCAACCGATATGGTTTTCGATAAGCGCGTTAAAAACCTAGCGTCACTGTACAAAATCGTGGACTGCCCCGATATTAAGGCTAAGGTGAGAACGCTGCTCTATTACGAGCACACTTGGCGTGAGCTGCTAAAAAGGGTGATGTGGAGAGCGAGAATGCTTTGCTGGATGATGTGGCCAACTTTGTTGAACACAATATTCCAAGAGGCAACGCAAAGACGCTTGAAAAGAACATTGCGCGGATTCGTGACGCAAATCGAATTCTTACCAATACAAACGCTAAAAATCTGA
- a CDS encoding 3'-5' exonuclease: MANFVEHNIPRGNAKTLEKNIARIRDANRILTNTNAKNLKARIFNRTSPIMNKGKSADEKRDAARKEGKLFVSLLTMHSSKGLEFDRVWMAGCESQNFTEPSKDGTMCNLQEERRLFYVGMTRAKFHLHSSFMSEGDKPDAIFLQEAGILEYQEDVFGSG, translated from the coding sequence GTGGCCAACTTTGTTGAACACAATATTCCAAGAGGCAACGCAAAGACGCTTGAAAAGAACATTGCGCGGATTCGTGACGCAAATCGAATTCTTACCAATACAAACGCTAAAAATCTGAAGGCGAGAATCTTTAATCGCACCAGTCCCATTATGAACAAGGGCAAGAGTGCTGACGAGAAAAGGGACGCGGCTCGTAAAGAGGGTAAGTTGTTCGTGAGCCTTTTAACGATGCACTCAAGCAAGGGGTTGGAGTTTGACAGAGTTTGGATGGCCGGTTGCGAGTCTCAAAATTTCACAGAGCCGAGCAAGGATGGCACCATGTGCAATCTGCAAGAGGAGCGACGATTGTTTTACGTCGGGATGACGAGAGCCAAGTTCCATTTGCATTCTTCATTCATGAGCGAGGGTGATAAGCCTGATGCGATTTTCTTACAAGAGGCGGGCATCTTAGAATACCAAGAGGATGTTTTCGGGTCTGGTTGA